Proteins encoded together in one Apium graveolens cultivar Ventura unplaced genomic scaffold, ASM990537v1 ctg1405, whole genome shotgun sequence window:
- the LOC141699843 gene encoding cytochrome b561, DM13 and DOMON domain-containing protein At5g54830 — translation MTRSSLFLLLCCCWVFIVKSDPGSSCSKSNTSLINYETQFSMIQHQVRGVFTVLDDCSFRVSEFDMLKGSDVHWWGSTGVDFLNMTKGFVLSDHKLDMSFSNDSFVVNLRKNVSWDLVRVVSIWDVPTASDFGHVVLGNLGDGLEPVPNNGSGNGSSGGVGNEPTMFQNCKQLSSNFRVRWTLRAEDNLIDIGLEAGTAIQDYMAFGWAKPESSNPMLGGDVVVTGFTDEGLAFADDYYITRYSQCMMTTNGFEGVCPDSFYEPAESDALVNNTKLIYAHRKDGVSFVRYQRMLNSVDRKYDVQVNYTGNMTVIWALGSMKPPDSIRPYYLPTKHGESYGYLKINVSERINDCLGPLDAEDKEDQDLLIADGKEALVITTGPALHYPNPPNPSKVIYINRKEAPVLRVERGVPIKFSIQAGHNVAFYVTSDPLGGNATLRNLTETIYFGGPKAEGVQSSPTELTWAPNRNTPDDVYYQNLYTQKMGWKVQVVDGGLPDMYNNSVVLDDQQVTLFWTLSTSSISVAARGEKKSGYLAIGFGSEMVNSYAYVGWMDSNGTGRVSTYWIDGRDPSNIHPTNENLTYVRCKSENGVITLEFTRPLNPSCDRDEKPECNNIIDPTTPLKVIWAMGAQWSGKHLSERNMHSITSSRPVRVLLVSGSAEAEEDLRPVLAVHGFMMFLAWGILLPGGILSARYLKHLKGDGWFKIHVYMQYSGLSIIFLGFLFAVAELRGLYLDSLHVKFGMGAIILACVQPVNAYLRPKKSASGEIVSSNRILWEYIHVIVGRCSIVVGMAALFSGMKHLGERYDGENVQGVTWALIIWFLIGTFTIVYLEYREKQRRRENFLARSNWVLGNGEEEDHDLLSPSGMSVDKDLHSSDRMEVQLEPLNR, via the coding sequence ATGACTAGATCATCATTGTTTTTGTTACTTTGTTGTTGTTGGGTATTTATAGTTAAGTCTGATCCGGGTTCTAGTTGTTCGAAATCAAACACTTCTTTGATTAATTATGAGACTCAGTTCTCTATGATTCAACACCAAGTGAGAGGTGTTTTTACTGTTCTTGATGATTGTTCATTTAGGGTTAGTGAGTTTGATATGCTTAAAGGATCTGATGTGCATTGGTGGGGTTCAACTGGGGTTGATTTTTTGAATATGACAAAGGGTTTTGTTTTATCGGATCACAAGCTCGATATGAGTTTTAGTAATGACAGTTTTGTTGTTAATTTGAGGAAGAATGTTAGTTGGGATCTTGTTAGGGTTGTTTCGATATGGGATGTACCTACTGCTTCTGATTTCGGTCATGTTGTGTTAGGGAATTTGGGAGATGGGTTGGAACCTGTCCCGAATAATGGGAGTGGGAATGGGAGTAGTGGTGGGGTTGGAAATGAGCCAACTATGTTTCAGAACTGTAAGCAGTTGTCGAGTAATTTTAGGGTTAGGTGGACTTTGAGGGCTGAAGATAACTTGATTGATATTGGGTTGGAGGCGGGAACTGCAATTCAGGATTATATGGCATTTGGGTGGGCAAAGCCCGAGTCTTCCAATCCTATGCTTGGTGGTGATGTGGTAGTGACCGGGTTTACTGATGAAGGTTTAGCATTTGCGGATGATTATTATATAACTAGGTATAGTCAGTGTATGATGACTACTAATGGTTTTGAGGGTGTGTGTCCTGATTCCTTTTATGAACCAGCAGAATCGGATGCTTTAGTGAATAATACAAAGTTGATTTATGCACATAGAAAAGATGGGGTGTCATTTGTTCGGTATCAGAGAATGTTGAATTCAGTTGACAGGAAGTATGATGTGCAAGTAAATTATACTGGCAACATGACTGTGATTTGGGCTCTGGGCTCTATGAAACCGCCGGATAGCATCCGACCTTATTATCTTCCAACGAAACATGGTGAGTCTTATGGATACCTCAAGATTAATGTGTCTGAGCGTATAAATGATTGTCTGGGGCCATTAGATGCTGAAGATAAGGAAGATCAAGATCTTCTAATTGCAGATGGTAAAGAAGCACTTGTTATTACAACTGGTCCAGCTCTGCATTACCCAAATCCTCCCAATCCTTCTAAAGTTATTTACATAAACAGAAAAGAGGCTCCTGTATTGAGGGTTGAAAGGGGGGTTCCTATCAAGTTTTCAATTCAAGCTGGGCATAATGTAGCGTTCTATGTTACTTCAGATCCCCTAGGTGGAAATGCTACTTTGAGAAATTTAACTGAAACAATTTACTTTGGGGGCCCCAAAGCAGAAGGTGTACAGTCCAGTCCCACGGAATTGACTTGGGCACCTAATCGGAATACTCCCGATGATGTCTACTACCAAAACCTTTATACTCAAAAGATGGGCTGGAAGGTTCAAGTGGTTGATGGAGGCTTGCCAGATATGTATAACAATAGTGTTGTTTTAGATGATCAACAGGTTACTCTATTTTGGACTTTATCAACAAGTTCAATATCTGTTGCAGCTCGAGGTGAGAAGAAGAGTGGTTATCTTGCAATAGGTTTTGGTAGTGAAATGGTGAATAGTTACGCTTATGTTGGTTGGATGGATAGTAATGGTACAGGAAGAGTCAGCACATATTGGATTGATGGCAGGGATCCCTCAAATATTCACCCAACAAACGAGAATTTGACATATGTTAGATGCAAGTCAGAAAATGGAGTAATCACTCTGGAGTTCACTCGTCCCTTAAATCCATCATGTGATCGCGATGAAAAGCCCGAGTGTAATAATATCATTGATCCCACAACTCCTCTTAAAGTGATCTGGGCTATGGGTGCCCAATGGTCAGGGAAACATTTAAGTGAGAGAAACATGCATTCTATAACTAGCAGTAGGCCTGTCCGTGTTCTTCTTGTGAGTGGCTCTGCAGAGGCAGAGGAGGATTTAAGGCCAGTGTTGGCTGTTCATGGCTTTATGATGTTTCTGGCTTGGGGAATCTTGCTTCCAGGTGGAATTTTGTCTGCAAGATACCTAAAACATCTGAAGGGTGATGGATGGTTTAAGATTCACGTATATATGCAATATTCAGGATTATCAATTATCTTTCTTGGATTTCTTTTTGCCGTGGCTGAGCTTCGGGGTCTATATCTTGATTCATTACATGTTAAATTTGGTATGGGCGCCATCATTTTGGCTTGTGTACAACCAGTGAATGCTTATCTGAGACCAAAAAAATCTGCAAGTGGTGAAATTGTTTCTTCAAATAGAATTCTGTGGGAGTACATCCATGTTATTGTCGGCAGATGTTCGATAGTTGTTGGCATGGCTGCTCTTTTTAGTGGGATGAAGCATTTGGGAGAGAGATATGATGGTGAAAATGTGCAGGGTGTCACCTGGGCTTTGATCATTTGGTTCTTAATTGGTACTTTTACTATAGTATATTTAGAGTATCGTGAAAAACAACGTAGGAGGGAGAACTTTTTGGCAAGAAGCAACTGGGTGTTGGGTAATGGAGAAGAGGAGGATCATGATCTCTTAAGTCCAAGTGGAATGAGTGTTGATAAAGATTTGCATTCTTCCGACAGGATGGAAGTTCAACTAGAACCTCTAAACAGATAG